A stretch of DNA from Aliarcobacter thereius LMG 24486:
ACAACTGTCTTTGATTTAAAAGGATTATTCTTAGCTTCTTCTTTTATAATAAATTTGGGTTCTAAAATTTCAAATAACTTTAAAACTATATCCTTATTTACTCTCATAAACTCTAAAAAAGAGTTTGCCATTTGCTCACCTATTCCATCAATGCTTATTAACTCTTCATATTTAGCTTCTACTAAATTTAAAGCAAACTTATTACAAATTGCTTTTGATGCAACTTCTCCAATATGCTCTATCCCTAAAGCTGTTATTACTCTATATAATTCACTATTTTTTGAATTATCAATTGCCCTTAATAAATTATTTATCTTTTTTTCTTTAAATCCTTCAAGATTTTCTAAATCTTCATACCTTAAAGAATATATATCCAAAATATCATAAATCTTTTTTTCACGAACTAAAAGTTCAACTATTTTCTCACCTAAACCATCAATATTCATACAATTTTTACTTGCAAAATATATAATAGAATTTACAACTCTTGAAGAACAATCAAGGTTTTGACATTTAATCATAATATCTTCAACTAAAAGTTCTCTTTGACAATTTGGACAATTAACTGGTTTTATAATATCAATTTGTGTTCCATCTCTTCTCTCAATTAAAACTTTTGTAATTTTTGGAATTACATCTCCACTTCTTATAATAATTATCTCATCATTTATTTTTAAATCTAATCTTTTTATTTCATCAAAATTATGTAATGTAGCTCTTTCAACAATAGCTCCATCAATTTCAACAGCTTCTACTTTAGCAACAGGAGTAACGACTCCTGTTCTACCTACTTGAAGTATAATATCTTTTAATTTTGTAGTTTTTTCAATAGCTGGAAATTTATATGCACATGACCATCTTGGAAATTTTTGTGTATATCCTAAAATATTTTGAATATTTATATCATCTATTTTTATAATCATTCCATCAAGAAGCATAGAGAAGTCATCTCTTTTTGCTAACATCTCTTTATATGTTTCAATTATTTCATTGATATTTTTAACTCTTATTTGCATAGGTGATCTTTCAAAACCTAATGAAAATATATATTCCATCATATCACTAGTTTTTTTAAATTCCAAATTATTTTTTCCAACTCCCCAAACATTAAAAAAGAGTTTTCTTTTTGCTGTAATTTTCGAATCAAGTTGTCTTAAACTACCTGCAGCTGCATTTCTTGGATTAGCAAATGTTTGTTCTTCATTTTTTAGTCTATCTTCATTTATCTTAATAAAATCATCTTTTTTTATTACAATTTCGCCTCTTATTTCAATAAGCGATTTTTCAGAAATCTCTAAAGGTATAGAGTGTATTGTTAAAACATTATGTGTAACATCTTCTCCTACACTACCATCACCTCTTGTAATAGCTTGTTGTAATAATCCATTTTCATAAATAAGATTTAAACTAGCTCCATCAAACTTTGGTTGAATAAAAAAACTAAACTCTCTTTCAACCTTTGAAGCTCTTGTTATCCAATCTTCAAGTTCTCTATTATTAAATATATCTTCTTGACTCCACATACGACTTAAATGTGAAGCTTTTTTAAAGTTATCTAATACATGTCCACCAATTCTGTTATTTGGAGAATTTGGATGTACTAAGCTAGGGTTAGTTTCTTCAAATTTTAAACATTTTCTTGAAAGTTTATCATACTCATCATCACTAGCTATTGGCTCATCATCTACATAATAAGCCTTAGCCCATAAAATTAATTTATTTATATTTATATCATATTCGTTCTTTGTCATAAATCATTTCTTTTACATTTTATTTTCTAGATTATATCATTCTTTGGTAGTTAATTAAATAAAAGAGATTAGGGGAAGTTGTTGGGGTATGGGTATAAAAAAAGCTTAGCTTGCTTTATAAAAAGACATATAAAGAAAGCTAAGCTTTTGTAAAATATAAAATAAATACTCAAGAGTTGGCAGTGACCTACGTTTCCACAGGGGGACCCTGCAGTATTATCGGCGATGAAGTGCTTGACTACCAGGTTCG
This window harbors:
- the ligA gene encoding NAD-dependent DNA ligase LigA, whose translation is MTKNEYDININKLILWAKAYYVDDEPIASDDEYDKLSRKCLKFEETNPSLVHPNSPNNRIGGHVLDNFKKASHLSRMWSQEDIFNNRELEDWITRASKVEREFSFFIQPKFDGASLNLIYENGLLQQAITRGDGSVGEDVTHNVLTIHSIPLEISEKSLIEIRGEIVIKKDDFIKINEDRLKNEEQTFANPRNAAAGSLRQLDSKITAKRKLFFNVWGVGKNNLEFKKTSDMMEYIFSLGFERSPMQIRVKNINEIIETYKEMLAKRDDFSMLLDGMIIKIDDINIQNILGYTQKFPRWSCAYKFPAIEKTTKLKDIILQVGRTGVVTPVAKVEAVEIDGAIVERATLHNFDEIKRLDLKINDEIIIIRSGDVIPKITKVLIERRDGTQIDIIKPVNCPNCQRELLVEDIMIKCQNLDCSSRVVNSIIYFASKNCMNIDGLGEKIVELLVREKKIYDILDIYSLRYEDLENLEGFKEKKINNLLRAIDNSKNSELYRVITALGIEHIGEVASKAICNKFALNLVEAKYEELISIDGIGEQMANSFLEFMRVNKDIVLKLFEILEPKFIIKEEAKNNPFKSKTVVITGTMSKSRDEMKSFFEDLGAKVSSSVSKKTDFLIYGEDSGSKYDKAIELGIRTLDEEEVNRLLD